A stretch of the Campylobacter sp. 19-13652 genome encodes the following:
- the nrfD gene encoding NrfD/PsrC family molybdoenzyme membrane anchor subunit, which produces MQQEIWGFMIVLYLFLGGLGAGAFAFGLLAERGLLGEVSEDFSKRAFFITPYLIGVGILLLLFDLATLNPFKILNLLFHPYSMMSLGTWVLACFWLFSIFYSRLRGFGWAWILGLLLSVATMGYTGLLLYAVRAFSLWHNAFLPLLFVLSALSSGLALCLIYELKSKASLPTRLKNISLVLAFCELAVAGLWLFGASATDAGYASVVAILSGEFWLMFWFGFVGLGVVVPLLASFGGFRLGRFSVSVLACECAVIAASLCLRAVAVYAAVSVY; this is translated from the coding sequence ATGCAACAAGAAATTTGGGGATTTATGATAGTGCTTTACCTATTTTTAGGAGGGCTTGGGGCTGGGGCGTTTGCTTTTGGCTTGCTAGCAGAGCGTGGGCTTTTAGGCGAGGTGAGTGAGGATTTTAGCAAGCGTGCATTTTTTATTACGCCATATCTTATCGGTGTTGGGATTTTGCTTTTGCTTTTTGATTTGGCTACGCTTAATCCTTTTAAAATTTTAAATTTGCTCTTTCATCCGTATTCTATGATGAGCCTTGGTACGTGGGTGCTGGCTTGTTTTTGGCTTTTTAGTATATTTTACTCTAGGCTTAGAGGCTTTGGCTGGGCGTGGATTTTGGGACTTTTGCTAAGCGTGGCGACTATGGGCTATACTGGGCTTTTGCTCTATGCTGTTAGGGCTTTTTCGCTTTGGCATAATGCGTTTTTGCCGCTTTTATTTGTGCTTTCTGCTCTTTCAAGTGGGCTTGCGCTTTGCCTTATTTATGAGCTTAAATCAAAGGCAAGCTTACCCACTAGGCTTAAAAATATCTCACTTGTGCTTGCATTTTGTGAGCTAGCGGTGGCTGGGCTTTGGCTTTTTGGTGCTAGTGCTACTGATGCTGGATACGCTAGTGTGGTGGCGATATTAAGTGGCGAGTTTTGGCTGATGTTTTGGTTTGGCTTTGTTGGGCTTGGCGTAGTGGTGCCGCTTTTGGCTAGCTTTGGCGGATTTAGACTGGGTAGATTTAGCGTGTCGGTACTTGCTTGTGAGTGCGCTGTAATAGCAGCTAGTTTGTGCCTTAGAGCTGTGGCTGTATATGCTGCGGTTAGTGTTTATTAG
- a CDS encoding molecular chaperone has product MNNLATLVLAEDIFRRIFLLPIDKSLLASLSSLCAGLEGSSLDNMGQFFSQLSLSDERADEFRWEFNELFLFKPKAIPYESAYFGQGLFSQRCASVRQSYERAGIRRAGGEYADDYVGYELEFLHFLGLKALSCDKVALGARREFISQHCGLWFSQFALNIKAANPSPEWLEFAQLFATYSEILTAQGE; this is encoded by the coding sequence ATGAATAATCTAGCCACTCTCGTTTTAGCTGAGGATATTTTTAGGCGGATATTTTTACTGCCCATAGATAAAAGCCTGCTTGCTAGCCTTAGCAGCCTGTGCGCTGGGCTAGAGGGAAGTAGTCTTGATAATATGGGGCAGTTTTTTAGCCAGCTTAGCCTAAGTGATGAGAGGGCAGATGAGTTTAGGTGGGAATTTAATGAGCTGTTTTTATTTAAGCCTAAGGCCATTCCTTACGAGAGCGCTTATTTTGGACAGGGGCTGTTTTCGCAGCGTTGCGCTAGTGTAAGGCAGAGCTACGAAAGGGCTGGCATTAGGCGTGCTGGGGGCGAATATGCTGATGATTATGTAGGCTATGAGCTTGAGTTTTTACACTTCCTAGGCCTAAAGGCGCTAAGCTGCGATAAGGTAGCTTTAGGGGCTAGGCGTGAGTTTATATCCCAGCACTGCGGGCTTTGGTTTAGCCAGTTTGCCCTAAATATAAAAGCAGCCAACCCCAGCCCAGAGTGGCTGGAATTTGCTCAGCTTTTCGCTACTTATAGCGAAATTTTAACCGCACAAGGAGAATAA
- a CDS encoding 4Fe-4S dicluster domain-containing protein — protein MAQKLGFIFDQNFCIGCKACEISCQVYHNQDPEINWRKVDTIEIYEHSRQKEIYLTHSYHHCDDPACLNVCPVGAYEKLSNGIVNTIHSRCIGCGYCLLACPYGAISKGKDGKAQKCNLCAERLERGELPACVQGCPCDVLKIGDISLADNEGLQKQMSGFKYLFTKPNVRFYPRIKLSYE, from the coding sequence ATGGCACAAAAATTAGGATTTATTTTCGATCAGAACTTCTGCATAGGCTGTAAGGCCTGTGAAATTTCTTGCCAAGTCTATCACAATCAAGACCCAGAGATAAACTGGCGCAAAGTCGACACAATCGAGATTTACGAGCACTCAAGGCAGAAAGAAATTTATCTCACTCACTCCTACCACCACTGCGATGACCCAGCCTGCTTAAACGTCTGTCCTGTTGGGGCATACGAAAAGCTAAGTAATGGCATAGTAAATACAATCCACTCACGCTGCATTGGCTGCGGATACTGCCTACTAGCCTGTCCATACGGCGCTATAAGCAAGGGCAAAGACGGCAAAGCACAAAAGTGCAATCTCTGCGCCGAGCGATTAGAGCGTGGCGAGCTGCCAGCCTGCGTGCAGGGCTGTCCGTGTGATGTGCTGAAAATAGGCGATATTAGCCTAGCGGATAATGAAGGACTGCAAAAGCAGATGAGTGGCTTTAAGTATCTATTTACAAAGCCAAATGTGAGATTTTATCCACGCATAAAGCTAAGCTATGAATAA
- a CDS encoding molybdopterin dinucleotide binding domain-containing protein — translation MPDLAPKDKNGKKIERQSINYVEFGKGIQKQGATSFGVPIKTPIRACINYNSNLMVTAPNTELIKKRVMDEDFFLVTIDPYFTDTCDVSDYVLPGVTFMESEDIQNDQISGYVCYNAQAVKPLGEAKTNLEFFNALAKAMGYTEKCFTWNSEAVCRKFLNTPFARSQNITYEKLKKIGWIKPMRTPQTMKELFPYYPYSPSDDLKFKTESGKCELYSKTFKDAGYHPVIDLKDDWDYYKEHKDFGEKYLQKYPLYFMTPGTQLQDNSNWGNMPYITKRVIRNGNAEIFMHADDMKARGINDGDTIEATNEKGTAIFTAVATTQVKPGICYAWNNIWLKPTKSGTGANTLCSDGISDLGQGSTYTASFIQVRRAKKQYRG, via the coding sequence ATGCCAGATTTAGCCCCAAAAGATAAAAACGGCAAAAAGATAGAACGCCAAAGCATAAACTACGTCGAGTTTGGCAAGGGAATTCAAAAACAGGGTGCAACAAGCTTTGGCGTGCCGATAAAAACGCCAATTAGAGCGTGTATAAATTACAATTCAAATTTAATGGTAACTGCGCCAAATACAGAGCTAATTAAAAAGCGAGTAATGGATGAGGACTTTTTCTTAGTTACCATTGATCCATACTTTACAGACACCTGCGACGTGAGCGATTACGTGCTGCCTGGAGTTACGTTTATGGAGAGTGAGGACATACAAAATGACCAAATCTCTGGCTATGTGTGCTACAACGCCCAGGCCGTTAAGCCCCTAGGCGAGGCTAAGACGAATTTGGAGTTTTTTAACGCTCTTGCAAAGGCGATGGGCTATACAGAAAAGTGCTTTACCTGGAACAGCGAGGCGGTATGTCGTAAATTCCTAAACACTCCATTTGCAAGAAGCCAAAACATCACCTACGAAAAGCTAAAGAAAATCGGCTGGATAAAGCCTATGCGCACGCCGCAGACGATGAAAGAGCTTTTCCCATACTACCCATACTCGCCAAGTGATGATTTGAAATTTAAAACTGAAAGTGGCAAGTGCGAGCTATACTCAAAGACCTTTAAAGATGCGGGCTATCACCCTGTGATTGATTTAAAAGACGACTGGGATTATTACAAAGAGCATAAGGATTTTGGCGAAAAATATCTGCAAAAATACCCTCTATACTTTATGACCCCAGGCACCCAGCTACAGGATAACTCAAACTGGGGCAATATGCCTTATATCACAAAGCGTGTGATAAGAAACGGCAACGCAGAGATATTTATGCACGCTGATGATATGAAAGCACGTGGCATAAATGACGGCGATACAATTGAGGCCACCAACGAAAAAGGCACGGCTATTTTTACCGCTGTAGCCACCACTCAAGTAAAGCCTGGCATATGCTACGCGTGGAATAATATCTGGCTAAAGCCGACAAAATCCGGCACAGGGGCAAACACCCTATGCAGCGACGGCATTAGCGATTTAGGGCAAGGCTCTACATACACAGCTAGCTTTATTCAAGTAAGACGAGCAAAAAAGCAATATAGGGGTTAA
- a CDS encoding molybdopterin-dependent oxidoreductase yields the protein MQRREFLKTAAITATACSTPELFGLEQFEADFSPAPAGKNAQYHHLTCPRNCRDACALIAQVEDGKMTGITGDPAHPLTQGTACVKGHTYAMHLYNYDRVMYPMKRVGKKGSGKWERISWDRALSEIAAKLKEIKAKYGGEALTEFVYSGNEGHISKTIAPGNFFEKYGATRLVRNPCDWPRYVGTPSVIGTDFSKDALEIDESDMYISWGSNEAYTAVHWVKFAHRVKKKGGKIIVINSVRVPMANQADMFIQLRPSSDPAFCLAVCKFLIEEELYDKEFVAKYAMGFDELVKECSLYTYGELAAMCGVSVDEIKVFAREYAKAKAPAIMHGDGGQRHFNGARLVRAVTFLPVLVVR from the coding sequence ATGCAACGCCGAGAATTTTTAAAAACAGCCGCCATAACAGCCACAGCCTGTAGCACGCCAGAGCTATTTGGCCTAGAGCAGTTTGAGGCCGATTTTAGCCCAGCACCAGCTGGCAAAAACGCCCAGTATCACCACCTTACCTGTCCTAGAAACTGCCGTGACGCCTGCGCCCTAATCGCACAGGTAGAAGACGGCAAAATGACTGGCATTACTGGCGACCCAGCCCACCCGCTAACCCAAGGCACAGCCTGCGTTAAAGGCCACACCTACGCTATGCACCTATACAACTACGACCGAGTGATGTATCCTATGAAGCGAGTAGGCAAAAAGGGCAGCGGCAAATGGGAGCGCATAAGCTGGGATAGGGCCCTAAGCGAAATAGCCGCAAAGCTAAAAGAGATAAAGGCAAAATACGGCGGCGAGGCGCTTACGGAGTTTGTTTATTCAGGCAACGAAGGGCATATTAGCAAGACTATAGCGCCTGGGAATTTTTTCGAAAAATACGGCGCTACAAGGCTTGTTAGAAACCCTTGCGACTGGCCGCGCTACGTAGGCACTCCGAGCGTAATAGGGACTGATTTTAGCAAGGACGCACTAGAGATTGACGAGAGTGATATGTATATTAGCTGGGGCTCAAATGAGGCCTACACAGCGGTGCATTGGGTTAAATTTGCCCACAGGGTAAAGAAAAAAGGCGGCAAGATAATCGTCATAAACTCCGTGCGTGTGCCTATGGCAAATCAGGCAGATATGTTTATCCAGCTGCGCCCTAGCTCAGATCCGGCATTTTGCCTTGCGGTGTGTAAATTCTTAATCGAAGAGGAGCTTTATGATAAGGAATTTGTCGCCAAATACGCAATGGGCTTTGACGAGCTAGTAAAGGAGTGTAGCCTTTATACTTACGGCGAGCTAGCTGCTATGTGTGGAGTTAGCGTTGATGAGATTAAGGTCTTTGCTAGGGAGTATGCAAAGGCAAAAGCCCCAGCCATTATGCACGGCGACGGCGGTCAGCGACACTTTAATGGCGCGCGTCTTGTGCGGGCTGTTACGTTTTTGCCTGTGCTTGTGGTGCGCTAA
- a CDS encoding disulfide bond formation protein B, which yields MSYENMATQELLASERRLLNLISIAVLGLIILPVGIACVVLGFGLGDSPCIMCWAERITMIAIALVGLFILRYGIKKIYLVSLMLLACWGLFNGLLHYSIDGLWGGYLDIGQGFGLKILGAHTQFWVMVVDFCVLVFLALILLFTPNLGQMMAKSEAGQYGRYLGLNRLSKSAFIAFIIITSLNALQAYITSGYPPFLASSTPARMSLDPQKWFWEQDHWQSEADWRADWNPDLPDLPK from the coding sequence GTGAGTTACGAAAATATGGCAACGCAAGAGCTATTAGCAAGCGAAAGGCGGCTTTTAAATTTAATCTCAATCGCCGTTCTTGGGCTTATTATTTTGCCAGTTGGCATAGCCTGCGTGGTGCTTGGTTTTGGGCTTGGGGATAGTCCTTGCATTATGTGCTGGGCTGAGAGAATTACAATGATAGCCATAGCTTTGGTTGGACTTTTTATATTAAGGTACGGAATTAAAAAAATTTATTTAGTTTCACTTATGCTACTTGCCTGCTGGGGGCTGTTTAATGGCCTTTTGCATTACAGCATAGATGGGCTTTGGGGCGGATATTTAGACATCGGACAGGGCTTTGGACTAAAGATACTTGGCGCACACACTCAGTTTTGGGTTATGGTGGTGGATTTTTGCGTGCTTGTATTTTTGGCTCTGATTTTACTTTTTACGCCAAATTTAGGGCAGATGATGGCTAAAAGCGAAGCTGGCCAGTATGGACGCTACCTAGGGCTAAACCGCCTAAGCAAGTCCGCCTTTATAGCCTTTATCATAATAACCAGTCTAAATGCCCTGCAAGCCTACATCACATCTGGCTACCCGCCATTTCTAGCCAGCTCTACCCCTGCAAGAATGAGCCTAGATCCGCAAAAATGGTTTTGGGAACAAGACCACTGGCAAAGCGAAGCCGACTGGCGAGCTGATTGGAATCCAGATCTGCCAGATCTGCCAAAATAA
- a CDS encoding zinc ribbon domain-containing protein YjdM → MSYPKCPKCNSEYTYLDGELFVCPECAHEWKDDSEKSELIVKDANGTQLADGDSVVLIKDLKSRGTTLKQGTKIKSIKLQDKDHNIACKIDGSAWELKSEFVKKA, encoded by the coding sequence ATGTCATATCCAAAATGCCCAAAATGCAACAGTGAGTACACCTACCTTGACGGCGAGCTTTTCGTATGCCCTGAGTGTGCACACGAGTGGAAAGACGATAGCGAAAAAAGTGAACTAATAGTAAAAGACGCAAATGGTACACAGTTAGCCGACGGCGATAGTGTAGTATTAATAAAAGATCTAAAATCGCGCGGCACAACGCTAAAACAAGGCACAAAAATAAAAAGCATAAAACTGCAAGATAAAGACCATAACATAGCCTGTAAAATCGACGGCAGTGCGTGGGAACTAAAGTCTGAATTTGTCAAAAAGGCGTGA
- a CDS encoding ATP-dependent RecD-like DNA helicase: MDNLLSKIYDLDKNICKNIDKSSNERGFLAQNILGNLRTFVEYVSLYICAKEQKLGAEIKYYNIKCAPSKIKNLKKEFRFLSDFHHYLQIVTSHYIQTEDNSQRLMLKYYSYLVRLKNIFSEKYNIKILHNLNLFPLDLDPKFTEYYEKIFDRLNNFRLIPESRRDRFYIHKVKPIVLNDVLFYEISLSIATDNASKFDRIIAFSKEEPPRNYSISASILKDGVSILNKTMPINIIYNMEVSIRYCEYKNFAYIFSNSKNIGKTECERISKYISNTGSNLLDIVLMNDDEYLRFKNHIDDKKIAITFLNILDKCRDIVLKKKSSANIIRYLLFTMKNKVIKNQWQSQENNLINNLYLTNGVIPFDQMPFATSLIKHNPKLKDLLKCIDYENRRCEFLARKILNNAEINKQLYTDVQEAKDTLGAQDIEKLIKEFNSKLYKTHKNRELCIRNNKIFIKGYEDNIVDVINTIKKFCTNGVMGYVDLAKRWLDENDIDDSYKKETLQNIFTKSRVAFVCGAAGTGKSTLLRYISEIFFDKDKIYLAQTNPAVENLKTKVSGNNKNTKTISKFLDKKNQEIECDILFIDECSTVSNEDMVKILKKAKFNLLILSGDTYQIEAIKYGNWFDVLRYFLPKHCIYELKNPYRSDDKNLLDFWSNVRDNKCIAELMATYNYVFELGDDIFNKDFDDEIVLCLNYDGLYGVNNINHFLQSANKSNTVAWGIWIFKENDPVVFNENNIFSTVLHNNLKGAIKFIQDREHEVYFEVEVDKIIADIGLTQELKLISVSNGKSIVGFSVNKIIDSDSDDAIKSVPFSISYAVSIHKSQGLEYDSVKIVITDEVGEQITHNIFYTAITRAKRKLKIYCSAETQEKMLSSFMLSSSKKDADFIKGIGLV, encoded by the coding sequence ATGGATAATTTATTGAGTAAAATTTATGATTTAGATAAAAATATATGCAAAAATATTGATAAAAGTTCTAATGAAAGAGGCTTTTTAGCCCAAAACATACTGGGTAATCTAAGAACATTCGTAGAATATGTAAGCTTATATATCTGTGCAAAAGAACAGAAATTAGGTGCTGAAATAAAATATTATAATATAAAATGTGCACCAAGTAAGATAAAAAATTTAAAAAAAGAGTTTAGGTTTTTAAGCGACTTTCATCATTATTTGCAAATTGTTACATCCCATTATATACAAACGGAAGATAATTCCCAAAGGTTAATGCTTAAATATTATTCTTATTTAGTAAGATTAAAAAATATTTTTTCAGAAAAATATAATATAAAAATACTACATAATTTAAATTTATTTCCATTAGACTTAGATCCTAAGTTTACTGAGTATTATGAAAAAATATTTGATAGATTGAATAATTTTAGGCTTATTCCAGAGAGTAGGAGGGATAGATTTTATATACACAAAGTAAAGCCTATTGTGCTCAATGATGTTTTATTTTATGAGATATCTTTGAGTATAGCTACAGACAATGCTAGCAAATTTGATAGAATAATAGCATTTAGCAAAGAAGAGCCGCCTAGAAACTATTCTATTTCTGCAAGCATATTAAAAGATGGTGTTTCTATTTTAAATAAGACTATGCCAATAAATATAATATACAATATGGAAGTATCTATAAGATATTGTGAATATAAAAATTTTGCCTATATTTTTTCAAATTCAAAAAATATAGGCAAAACAGAGTGTGAAAGAATCTCTAAATATATATCTAATACGGGCAGCAATCTCCTTGATATTGTTCTTATGAATGATGATGAGTATTTGAGATTTAAAAATCATATTGATGATAAGAAAATTGCTATTACTTTTTTAAATATTTTAGACAAATGTAGAGATATTGTTTTAAAGAAGAAATCTAGCGCAAATATAATTAGGTATTTGCTTTTTACTATGAAAAATAAAGTAATAAAAAATCAGTGGCAATCACAAGAAAATAATTTGATAAACAATCTTTACCTTACAAACGGTGTTATTCCGTTTGATCAAATGCCGTTTGCTACATCGCTTATTAAGCATAATCCAAAATTAAAAGATTTATTAAAATGTATAGATTATGAAAACAGAAGGTGTGAATTTTTAGCAAGAAAGATATTAAATAATGCAGAAATAAATAAGCAGCTTTATACAGACGTCCAAGAAGCCAAAGATACACTAGGTGCGCAAGATATTGAAAAATTAATTAAAGAATTTAATAGCAAATTATATAAAACACATAAAAATAGAGAGCTTTGCATCCGTAATAATAAAATTTTTATAAAAGGATACGAAGATAATATAGTAGATGTTATTAATACAATAAAAAAATTTTGTACTAATGGTGTTATGGGGTATGTTGATTTGGCAAAGAGGTGGCTTGATGAAAATGATATAGATGATAGCTATAAAAAGGAAACATTGCAAAATATTTTTACAAAATCAAGAGTTGCTTTTGTGTGTGGAGCGGCTGGAACTGGCAAATCTACGCTATTAAGATATATATCTGAGATATTTTTTGATAAAGATAAAATTTATTTAGCTCAGACAAATCCAGCGGTGGAAAATTTAAAGACAAAAGTATCAGGGAATAATAAAAATACAAAGACTATTTCTAAGTTTTTAGACAAAAAGAACCAAGAAATAGAGTGTGATATATTATTTATAGATGAGTGCAGTACTGTTAGCAACGAAGATATGGTTAAAATTTTAAAAAAGGCTAAATTTAATCTTTTGATTTTATCTGGCGATACATATCAAATAGAAGCTATAAAATATGGAAACTGGTTTGATGTGCTTAGGTATTTTCTGCCAAAACACTGTATTTATGAGCTAAAAAATCCTTACAGAAGCGATGATAAAAACTTGCTTGATTTTTGGAGCAATGTAAGGGATAATAAATGTATAGCTGAACTTATGGCAACGTATAATTACGTTTTTGAGCTAGGAGATGATATTTTTAATAAAGATTTTGATGATGAGATAGTCCTTTGTTTAAATTACGATGGGTTATACGGAGTAAATAATATTAATCATTTTTTACAAAGTGCGAACAAATCTAATACTGTAGCTTGGGGTATTTGGATTTTTAAGGAAAATGATCCAGTGGTGTTTAATGAAAATAATATTTTCTCAACAGTGCTTCATAATAATTTAAAAGGGGCTATTAAATTTATACAAGACAGAGAACACGAGGTATATTTTGAAGTTGAGGTGGATAAGATTATAGCAGATATAGGGCTTACTCAAGAGCTAAAATTAATATCTGTTTCAAATGGTAAAAGTATTGTTGGATTTAGCGTAAATAAAATAATAGACAGCGATAGCGACGATGCTATAAAAAGCGTTCCTTTTTCAATATCATATGCAGTTTCCATTCATAAATCTCAGGGTTTGGAGTATGATTCTGTAAAAATAGTAATTACCGATGAAGTGGGTGAGCAGATAACACACAACATTTTTTACACTGCAATTACTAGAGCAAAAAGAAAATTAAAAATATACTGTTCTGCAGAAACTCAAGAGAAAATGTTAAGTTCTTTTATGCTATCTAGCTCTAAAAAAGACGCTGATTTTATAAAGGGTATTGGTCTGGTTTAG